A window from Drosophila kikkawai strain 14028-0561.14 chromosome 2L, DkikHiC1v2, whole genome shotgun sequence encodes these proteins:
- the GCS2beta gene encoding glucosidase 2 subunit beta, with the protein MKSLEGGRMVLIPLVVALLIPNESSATQAPRPLGVSLAKAALYQPRADNSWTCLDGSRSIPFAQVNDDFCDCADGSDEPGTAACPQGKFHCLNKGHQSVDIPSSQVQDGICDCCDGSDESLVVGCTNTCHELGAAAAVQRRNEAELHKRGAERRQEMITKGKQMREEREARRQELNQRRKEQELLHTEKQQLKQNAEALESEAVEIYKEQQRELDAETAQAEQEPQQMRQEASLSFVRYDTNKDGFVEVTELMVDMNLDSDRNGVVTVEEAKYFLDERDRVDLDAFITLAWPRIKPLKMLAEGLFQPPQPEVVASEVEGQQAEATTEEAQPTPPIISEEQAELAGGEDIDADEEGEEDQYEDEEEPDVGVGEASADIEDAAPPAYDPETQRLVQQANEARNALEEVERSIREIDQEIKEIDEQEGKDYGLSQEWAVLDGQCYTFEDREYVYTLCPFDRTSQKSKNGGPETTLGRWDQWIGKPKKYSQQKYANGAACWNGPQRSAIINIKCALEPKITAVSEPNRCEYYFEFETPAACDSEAFQAETDSLHDEL; encoded by the exons ATGAAGAGCTTGGAAGGCGGTCGAATGGTGCTCATACCACTTGTTGTGGCCCTGTTGATCCCGAACGAAAGTTCTGCCACCCAGGCTCCACGTCCCCTCGGCGTTTCTCTGGCCAAGGCTGCGCTTTACCAGCCGCGGGCGGACAACAGTTGGACCTGCTTGGACGGGAGCCGGAGCATACCCTTCGCACAGGTCAACGACGACTTCTGTGACTGTGCGGATGGCAGCGATGAACCAGGCACAGCCGCCTGTCCGCAGGGCAAGTTCCATTGTTTGAACAAGGGGCATCAGTCGGTGGACATACCCAGTTCGCAAGTGCAGGACGGCATCTGTGACTGCTGCGATGGCAGCGATGAGTCACTGGTGGTTGGGTGCACCAACACGTGTCATGAACTCGGGGCCGCTGCTGCCGTTCAGCGCAGGAACGAGGCTGAGCTCCACAAACGAGGAGCCGAGCGGCGCCAGGAGATGATCACTAAGGGCAAGCAGATGCGCGAAGAGCGAGAGGCACGCCGTCAGGAGCTAAACCAGCGGCGTAAAGAACAAGAACTTCTGCACACCGAAAAGCAGCAGCTCAAGCAAAACGCCGAGGCTCTGGAGTCGGAGGCTGTGGAAATCTACAAAGAGCAGCAGCGTGAATTAGATGCGGAGACTGCTCAAGCTGAGCAGGAACCGCAGCAGATGCGCCAGGAGGCCTCGCTCAGCTTCGTTCGGTACGACACCAACAAGGATGGCTTCGTCGAGGTCACTGAACTGATGGTGGACATGAATCTGGACAGCGATCGCAACGGCGTAGTCACCGTTGAGGAGGCCAAGTATTTCCTAGACGAGCGTGATCGCGTTGATCTAGACGCGTTCATTACGCTCGCCTGGCCCCGGATTAAGCCTTTAAAAATGCTAGCCGAGGGTCTTTTCCAGCCACCGCAGCCAGAGGTGGTGGCTTCAGAAGTTGAAGGCCAGCAGGCGGAAGCGACCACCGAAGAAGCCCAGCCCACGCCACCAATAATAAGCGAAG AGCAAGCTGAGCTGGCAGGTGGTGAGGACATCGATGCTGACGAGGAAGGCGAAGAGGATCAATATGAAGACGAAGAAGAACCCGATGTGGGTGTTGGTGAAGCTTCTGCCGATATAGAAGATGCCGCGCCACCAGCCTATGACCCCGAGACTCAGCGTCTGGTCCAGCAAGCCAACGAAGCGCGGAATGCCCTTGAGGAAGTAGAGCGTAGCATTCGTGAGATCGATCAGGAGATCAAGGAGATTGATGAGCAGGAGGGCAAGGACTATGGCCTCAGTCAAGAGTGGGCGGTGCTCGATGGCCAGTGCTACACCTTCGAGGATAGGGAGTATGTATACACTCTCTGCCCCTTCGATCGCACCTCGCAGAAATCCAAAAACGGTGGTCCCGAAACCACCCTGGGTCGCTGGGATCAGTGGATCGGCAAGCCGAAGAAGTATTCCCAGCAAAAGTACGCCAACGGGGCGGCCTGTTGGAATGGTCCTCAGCGTTCAGCCATTATCAACATCAAGTGTGCTCTGGAGCCCAAGATCACGGCCGTCAGTGAGCCAAACCGTTGCGAATATTACTTTGAATTCGAGACTCCCGCCGCCTGCGATAGTGAAGCTTTCCAGGCTGAAACGGACAGCCTGCACGACGAACTCTGA
- the cass gene encoding apoptosis inhibitor 5 homolog — translation MDNIERLYKCYEVLSEAGDKISEHVEEYKEILKAVKGSSKEKRLASQFIGNFFKHFPDLADTAIDAQFDLCEDDDTQIRRQAIKDLPKLCQGNAEATTRVGDTLAQLLILDDPSELQQVNNSLLSIIKLDPKSSVTGVFQQITTGDETTRERCFKFIATKLLTMGPTVITKDIEDFIVEEIKKALQDVTADEFHLCMTILGATKLGNTITGHAELVKLATEQAELNNTDTDIIAVDDEVVERFIQCATAAAPYFSKTIKSTAFVAHVCDKLLPIKTWNMIATAVSQDQIQLRLLKVFAEIITNTDKLENASERINAVYNVLLEYMPLPKLSDEDLGDAPPSFQFSHAECLLYALHTLGKNHPTSLSFVEDAEKLKDFRARLQYLARGTQGYIKKLEEALKGKSAEELKTEENQLKQTALKTTSNINVLIRDLFHSPPIFKHDIVLSWIVPKATKLGKRHAPITFGDKAAANGKEKEQDQEKKARPSNEQKFYSPPSGKYSNKVNQNYGNNNRARQRGGGGGGYRNRRFNKY, via the exons ATGGACAACATTGAGCGACTGTACAAATGCTACGAGGTTCTGTCCGAGGCTGGCGATAAAATATCCGAG CATGTGGAGGAATACAAGGAGATACTTAAGGCCGTGAAGGGCTCGTCGAAGGAGAAGCGTCTGGCGTCGCAGTTTATTGGAAACTTCTTTAAGCACTTTCCGGATCTGGCTGACACAGCCATCGATGCACAGTTTGATTTATGCGAAGATGACGACACACAG ATTCGTCGCCAGGCCATCAAGGATCTGCCAAAATTATGTCAAGGAAATGCCGAGGCCACCACCCGAGTGGGTGACACTCTAGCCCAGCTGCTCATCCTGGACGATCCCAGTGAGCTGCAGCAGGTCAACAACTCGCTGCTGAGCATTATCAAGCTAGACCCCAAGAGCTCGGTGACCGGAGTGTTCCAACAGATCACCACCGGCGATGAGACCACTAGGGAGCGTTGCTTCAAGTTCATTGCCACCAAGCTGCTCACCATGGGCCCCACAGTTATTACCAAGGATATCGAGGATTTCATTGTGGAGGAGATCAAAAAGGCGCTACAGGATGTCACCGCCGATGAGTTCCATCTGTGCATGACTATTCTGGGAGCCACAAAGCTGGGCAATACCATCACCGGGCACGCGGAACTTGTTAAGCTGGCCACCGAACAGGCAGAACTAAATAATACGGACACGGACATTATTGCCGTAGACGATGAGGTTGTGGAGAGATTTATTCAATGTGCCACGGCAGCAGCTCCTTACTTTTCT aaaactaTAAAGTCGACGGCCTTCGTGGCCCACGTTTGCGATAAACTGCTGCCCATCAAGACCTGGAACATGATAGCAACTGCAGTGTCGCAAGATCAAATACAACTGCGACTACTGAAGGTGTTTGCTGAGATTATAACCAACACGGACAAGCTGGAGAATGCCAGCGAGCGCATCAACGCCGTCTACAATGTATTACTT GAGTACATGCCCTTGCCGAAGCTGAGCGATGAGGATTTGGGTGATGCACCACCCTCGTTTCAGTTCTCGCACGCCGAGTGTTTACTGTACGCCCTGCACACGCTGGGCAAGAACCATCCAACTAGTTTAAGTTTCGTCGAGGACGCCGAGAAGCTTAAAGACTTTCGGGCTAGGTTACAATATCTAGCTAGGGGAACACAGGG ATATATTAAGAAGCTGGAGGAGGCTCTAAAGGGCAAGTCGGCGGAGGAGCTAAAGACGGAGGAGAACCAATTAAAGCAGACAGCACTGAAGACCACATCAAATATTAACGTGTTGATACGCGATTTGTTCCACTCGCCGCCCATCTTTAAACATGATATTGTCCTCTCCTGGATAGTGCCAAAAGCG ACGAAGCTGGGCAAGCGCCACGCACCCATAACTTTTGGGGACAAAGCCGCCGCCAATGgtaaggagaaggagcaggatCAGGAGAAAAAGGCACGGCCATCCAACGAACAAAAGTTCTACTCGCCGCCATCTGGTAAATACTCCAATAAAGTCAACCAGAACTATGGAAACAACAATCGCGCGAGACAgcgcggcggtggcggcgggggATACAGGAATCGCCGTTTCAACAAATACTAA
- the GABPI gene encoding palmitoyltransferase ZDHHC23 isoform X1 yields the protein MFLMPAGSGDIVSSDRRVEHEEAILAKRALCCCEYVAEKDQQRSHLLGCCCNCEDFDLVCTRLVTCRPIDRRNINGMLIAFQDRLRLPWRGGAKRISPAAVAPAFIVPLMLGLATLNSKTAVVLMLTLVGFTGWGMQVAKRTATRTNFFLSWVVFSVVYMIIIFEFQVPLLELSPEENYALMFFSCAALYCLYSTKALSSLNLVSAQYGTTPKDELPGIAEASSGEEQAEAQITLQMDSVLDVDEMVDDSSERVDLMHGQPNICESCRKVTPRRAYHCPICGTCVKRRDHHSYWLNCCIGERNYVWYICGLILSEIALLLGANLTLTSICHPFMVVRPLGYPVLLPDDCSEVFESFELGISFVVACYALLISGYIAFILARQAYLWWKGSTLHEYKRSTHAAGRGNRIWSLWRAIIK from the exons ATGTTCCTTATGCCTGCCGGCTCCGGCGATATTGTGTCTTCAGACCGGAGAGTGGAGCACGAAGAGGCCATTTTGGCGAAGAGAGCTCTCTGCTGCTGTGAGTACGTCGCGGAGAAGGATCAACAGCGTTCCCACCTGCTGGGATGCTGTTGTAACTGCGAGGATTTTGACTTGGTGTGCACAAG ACTTGTCACCTGCCGGCCCATTGATCGAAGGAATATAAACGGCATGCTGATCGCCTTCCAGGACCGTCTGCGTCTGCCTTGGCGCGGGGGGGCCAAGCGAATTTCACCGGCAGCTGTGGCCCCGGCGTTCATTGTCCCCCTAATGCTGGGCTTGGCCACGCTCAATTCCAAGACCGCAGTGGTGCTTATGCTCACTCTTGTGGGCTTCACCGGGTGGGGCATGCAGGTGGCCAAGCGGACGGCCACGCGGACTAACTTCTTCCTTAGCTGGGTGGTCTTCTCCGTGGTCTACATGATCATCATCTTTGAGTTCCAAGTGCCACTGCTGGAGCTGTCACCCGAGGAGAATTACGCCCTGATGTTCTTCTCGTGCGCTGCCCTATACTGTCTCTACTCGACCAAAGCTCTCTCCTCGTTGAATCTAGTCTCTGCCCAATATGGCACTACGCCCAAGGATGAGCTGCCTGGAATCGCGGAGGCTTCTAGCGGGGAGGAACAGGCGGAGGCGCAGATAACTCTTCAAATGGATAGTGTTCTTGATGTAGATGAGATGGTGGATGATTCTTCGGAGAGGGTAGACCTGATGCACGGACAGCCCAACATCTGCGAGAGCTGCCGGAAAGTAACTCCCAGGAGGGCCTACCACTGTCCCATCTGCGGCACCTGTGTGAAGAGGCGGGATCACCACAGCTACTGGCTCAATTGCTGCATCGGTGAACGGAACTATGTGTGGTACATCTGTGGGCTGATATTGTCCGAGATTGCACTGCTGCTGGGCGCCAACCTTACCCTCACCTCGATATGCCATCCCTTTATGGTGGTGCGGCCCTTGGGCTATCCTGTCTTGTTGCCCGACGACTGCAGCGAGGTGTTCGAGAGCTTTGA ACTCGGCATATCCTTTGTGGTGGCCTGCTATGCCCTGCTTATCTCCGGCTACATCGCCTTTATCCTAGCCCGACAGGCATACTTGTGGTGGAAGGGCTCCACCCTGCACGAATACAAACGCTCGACGCACGCCGCTGGCCGGGGCAACCGCATCTGGAGCCTCTGGCGAGCCATAATAAAGTGA
- the GABPI gene encoding palmitoyltransferase ZDHHC23 isoform X2: protein MLIAFQDRLRLPWRGGAKRISPAAVAPAFIVPLMLGLATLNSKTAVVLMLTLVGFTGWGMQVAKRTATRTNFFLSWVVFSVVYMIIIFEFQVPLLELSPEENYALMFFSCAALYCLYSTKALSSLNLVSAQYGTTPKDELPGIAEASSGEEQAEAQITLQMDSVLDVDEMVDDSSERVDLMHGQPNICESCRKVTPRRAYHCPICGTCVKRRDHHSYWLNCCIGERNYVWYICGLILSEIALLLGANLTLTSICHPFMVVRPLGYPVLLPDDCSEVFESFELGISFVVACYALLISGYIAFILARQAYLWWKGSTLHEYKRSTHAAGRGNRIWSLWRAIIK, encoded by the exons ATGCTGATCGCCTTCCAGGACCGTCTGCGTCTGCCTTGGCGCGGGGGGGCCAAGCGAATTTCACCGGCAGCTGTGGCCCCGGCGTTCATTGTCCCCCTAATGCTGGGCTTGGCCACGCTCAATTCCAAGACCGCAGTGGTGCTTATGCTCACTCTTGTGGGCTTCACCGGGTGGGGCATGCAGGTGGCCAAGCGGACGGCCACGCGGACTAACTTCTTCCTTAGCTGGGTGGTCTTCTCCGTGGTCTACATGATCATCATCTTTGAGTTCCAAGTGCCACTGCTGGAGCTGTCACCCGAGGAGAATTACGCCCTGATGTTCTTCTCGTGCGCTGCCCTATACTGTCTCTACTCGACCAAAGCTCTCTCCTCGTTGAATCTAGTCTCTGCCCAATATGGCACTACGCCCAAGGATGAGCTGCCTGGAATCGCGGAGGCTTCTAGCGGGGAGGAACAGGCGGAGGCGCAGATAACTCTTCAAATGGATAGTGTTCTTGATGTAGATGAGATGGTGGATGATTCTTCGGAGAGGGTAGACCTGATGCACGGACAGCCCAACATCTGCGAGAGCTGCCGGAAAGTAACTCCCAGGAGGGCCTACCACTGTCCCATCTGCGGCACCTGTGTGAAGAGGCGGGATCACCACAGCTACTGGCTCAATTGCTGCATCGGTGAACGGAACTATGTGTGGTACATCTGTGGGCTGATATTGTCCGAGATTGCACTGCTGCTGGGCGCCAACCTTACCCTCACCTCGATATGCCATCCCTTTATGGTGGTGCGGCCCTTGGGCTATCCTGTCTTGTTGCCCGACGACTGCAGCGAGGTGTTCGAGAGCTTTGA ACTCGGCATATCCTTTGTGGTGGCCTGCTATGCCCTGCTTATCTCCGGCTACATCGCCTTTATCCTAGCCCGACAGGCATACTTGTGGTGGAAGGGCTCCACCCTGCACGAATACAAACGCTCGACGCACGCCGCTGGCCGGGGCAACCGCATCTGGAGCCTCTGGCGAGCCATAATAAAGTGA
- the LOC108085356 gene encoding histidine protein methyltransferase 1 homolog has protein sequence MFKFNFEVEPESPSDPEAVKSPFVDKQEGDTEESQATDIKVIEWYHAERVKPIDNLISILDFYELNAKEREVGKTKIRHLVAGFLLEDIKAQTHLDIKKAEENHSDLIAGVYEGGAKIWECTDDLLLYLSEKYEDNSFWKGKRVLDLGCGSGLLGIYAIKMGAQVDFQDYNKDVLEYITYPNILLNADESLSDDEKLEFLENQTCLYAGDWSHFSLLTKDLDKYDLILTSETIYNIDNQKKLLETFAGRLKPDGIVLVAAKSHYFGVGGGLEQFTHKIKMEKVFQTENVWQAEENLKRGILQLKFKES, from the exons ATGTTCAAGTTTAACTTCGAAGTGGAGCCTGAGTCCCCTTCCGACCCAGAGGCCGTTAAAAGTCCTTTTGTTGACAAACAAGAAGGTGACACCGAGGAATCCCAGGCGACAGACATCAAAGTTATAGAATGGTACCACGCAGAGAGAGTAAAACCTATAGACAACTTGATATCCATACTCGACTTCTACGAACTAAATGCCAAAGAAAGAGAGGTGGGTAAAACCAAGATACGACACCTTGTGGCaggctttctcctggaggaCATAAAAGCCCAAACTCATCTGGACATTAAGAAAGCGGAGGAAAACCATTCGGATCTAATTGCCGGGGTCTACGAGGGCGGTGCTAAAATCTGGGAGTGCACGGACGACCTACTACTGTACCTATCTGAGAAATATGAAGACAACTCCTTTTGGAAAGGCAAACGAGTGCTGGACTTGGGCTGTGGCTCCGGATTGCTGGGCATCTATGCCATAAAAATGGGTGCTCAAGTCGATTTTCAGGACTAT AACAAAGATGTCTTGGAATACATTACCTATCCAAATATACTGCTCAATGCCGATGAAAGTCTATCTGACGACGAGAAGTTGGAGTTTTTGGAAAACCAAACTTGTTTATATGCTGGCGACTGGTCTCATTTTTCACTTCTCACCAAGGACCTGGATAAATATGACCTAATACTGACCTCGGAAACCATCTACAATATAGACAACCAGAAGAAGTTGTTGGAAACCTTTGCTGGTCGACTCAAACCGGATGGAATCGTTCTAGTCGCTGCAAAATCTCATTATTTTGGCGTTGGTGGCGGTCTGGAACAGTTTACGCACAAAATCAAGATGGAAAAGGTTTTTCAAACAGAAAATGTGTGGCAGGCAGAGGAAAACTTAAAAAGAGGGATTCTGCAgttaaagtttaaagaaaGCTAG
- the Sgt gene encoding small glutamine-rich tetratricopeptide repeat-containing protein beta, translated as MPDAVQQSFVRSFIDYLKKQVDVMSPDQSESIEVAIQCLQAAFDVGDDVDQPQDSAQVEATTQSSTGSAPGGDATASGSGGVVAPKNIDMFELFQSLYIERNPESLALADSIKNEGNRLMKECKYNEALLQYNRAIAFDPKNPIFYCNRAAAHIRLGDNERAVTDCKSALLYNTNYSKAYCRLGVAYSNMGKFAEAEQAYGKAIELEPDNPDYRNNLEVARNARNQPPQLSHLTDGLNAMLANPTVRNLFSNAEIDLEQLQSMTQNPMVMNTIGQLFANMGNPNGGGGAAPGAGGAPGGGAPPQIPAMPNDMLQLFQSFASQLVGAQQQGGAPNANPGNGGQQPGNQPPPSI; from the coding sequence ATGCCGGACGCAGTGCAGCAGAGCTTTGTGCGGAGCTTCATCGACTACTTGAAGAAGCAGGTGGACGTGATGTCGCCGGACCAGAGCGAGAGCATCGAAGTGGCGATCCAGTGCCTGCAGGCGGCTTTCGACGTGGGCGATGATGTGGACCAGCCGCAGGACTCCGCACAGGTGGAGGCCACCACACAGAGTAGCACTGGGAGCGCGCCAGGTGGCGATGCGACAGCCAGCGGAAGCGGCGGCGTTGTCGCTCCCAAAAACATTGACATGTTCGAGCTCTTCCAATCGCTGTACATCGAGCGCAATCCGGAATCATTGGCCCTGGCAGACTCCATCAAGAACGAGGGCAACCGCTTGATGAAGGAGTGCAAGTATAACGAGGCCCTGCTGCAGTACAACCGGGCCATTGCCTTTGACCCAAAGAACCCCATATTCTACTGCAATCGTGCTGCGGCTCACATCCGCCTCGGCGACAATGAGCGGGCCGTCACCGACTGCAAGTCTGCCCTGCTGTACAACACCAACTACAGCAAGGCGTACTGCCGCCTGGGTGTGGCCTACTCTAACATGGGCAAGTTCGCGGAGGCAGAGCAGGCGTATGGCAAGGCCATCGAGCTGGAGCCGGACAATCCGGACTACAGGAACAATTTGGAGGTGGCCAGGAATGCCAGGAACCAGCCGCCGCAGCTGTCGCACCTGACCGACGGACTCAATGCCATGCTGGCTAATCCCACGGTGCGGAATCTATTCAGCAACGCTGAAATTGATCTGGAGCAATTGCAGTCGATGACTCAGAATCCTATGGTGATGAACACGATTGGTCAGTTGTTTGCCAACATGGGTAATCCGAATGGTGGCGGCGGTGCTGCTCCTGGCGCCGGCGGAGCTCCAGGCGGTGGCGCCCCGCCACAGATTCCGGCCATGCCGAACGACATGCTGCAGCTGTTCCAGAGTTTTGCCAGCCAGTTAGTGGGTGCCCAGCAGCAGGGCGGCGCCCCGAATGCAAATCCTGGCAATGGAGGCCAGCAGCCGGGCAATCAACCTCCGCCGAGCATCTAG
- the fws gene encoding conserved oligomeric Golgi complex subunit 5, translating to MVTGDPTVTSPKTTALDDDDYTAAMSHLTIGQQIQELSKQLQNTKEELHQQVRDKHGALLQQATHAGRFDAALNTLAEDVQRVRETGQRLKSQVDTQYQQVENQTQVLGRLHDVSHLLRSAGTLLTLTAKLKGTKDVLRQAELHFELGQLIEDKDLKDIEFIQQERAYVISSGQKIRNLTQMQLVTGLQERNQNQVVNALKIFMNFNTLEKSLQNLLATFIADMEQSLKECFAGNDISVLNKSPTHNVNKPAASRGPGKTPQLTTTQNFRAKFWKSLHWLLYDELYETCTQIKLLKTALEQINQFGYTSESSDQCIPQRFWQQVQQLLRKSFDECPQHVTQTLQEGLSKLLTSARGLEQRLNGEFQFDNELFAPLEVGYVSKCAANLKACLAGVDLPGNETVDNFIRVASTELSAALIDSRLTNSIANVFIACGKELCTKLEAQIKLGADSKQVVDLPNLQQQQNTQLANVLYYYKDSVRRMLGDLQVQFEKTPGTARDNISRSLEQADLLIGTILQQIMESIITTISIIILSMHREPGLNTDRLSTTGPSMYMKELQEFINRSWSHHIALFDDKQMTTKCGHELAKRCIELFLHNMCILRPLSGAGRQRLKQDCQHMEQALKALCLNLAELGKPSRLLRAMSLLIVQTPQELVKQTIGEDSLVPSYIVLLLLFGHAGADLQSPHTTANWSNERLIEWLDGHTAEREKLELISGALQRYRDNARRKNIQQYDEIYPMMVEYFEQALKAIP from the exons ATGGTAACCGGAGATCCCACTGTGACAAGTCCAAAAACGACAGCTTTAGATGATGACGACTACACCGCTGCAATGTCGCACCTAACAATTGGACAGCAGATCCAAGAGCTGTCCAAGCAACTGCAGAACACCAAGGAGGAACTGCACCAGCAGGTGCGGGACAAGCATGGAGCTCTGTTGCAGCAGGCCACGCATGCGGGAAGATTCGATGCAGCCTTGAATACTCTGGCGGAGGACGTGCAGCGGGTGAGGGAAACCGGGCAACGGCTGAAGAGCCAGGTGGATACCCAGTACCAGCAGGTGGAAAACCAAACACAGGTTCTGGGACGCCTCCATGACGTAAGCCATCTTCTGCGCTCGGCCGGAACACTGCTGACCCTTACAGCCAAACTAAAGGGCACCAAGGATGTGCTGcgacaagcagagctgcactTTGAGCTGGGCCAACTGATCGAGGACAAGGACCTGAAGGACATCGAGTTTATCCAGCAGGAAAGAGCTTATGTGATCAGCTCGGGACAGAAGATAAGGAACCTCACACAGATGCAGTTGGTCACTGGCCTCCAGGAACGAAATCAAAATCAAGTTGTTAATGCCTTAAAG ATCTTTATGAACTTCAACACACTGGAGAAATCTCTGCAAAACCTGCTCGCCACCTTCATTGCGGACATGGAGCAGTCGCTCAAGGAGTGCTTTGCCGGCAACGACATCTCGGTGTTGAACAAGTCACCCACGCACAATGTGAACAAGCCGGCTGCCTCGAGGGGACCGGGCAAAACTCCACAGCTGACCACCACGCAGAACTTTCGGGCCAAGTTCTGGAAGTCACTGCACTGGCTGCTCTACGACGAGCTGTACGAGACCTGCACGCAGATCAAGCTGCTGAAGACAGCCCTGGAGCAGATCAACCAGTTTGGTTATACCTCAGAGTCCTCGGATCAGTGCATTCCACAGCGATTTTGGCAGCAGgtccagcagctgctgcgcAAGTCCTTCGACGAGTGCCCACAGCACGTCACCCAGACCCTTCAGGAAGGTCTCTCCAAACTGCTAACTTCTGCCCGTGGTTTGGAGCAGCGTCTGAATGGTGAATTCCAGTTCGACAATGAGCTGTTTGCCCCCTTAGAAGTGGGTTACGTCAGCAAGTGTGCTGCTAACCTGAAGGCCTGTTTGGCCGGAGTGGATCTACCTGGCAACGAGACTGTGGACAACTTTATACGCGTGGCTTCCACTGAACTTAGCGCTGCGTTAATCGATTCCCGTCTCACGAATTCCATTGCGAATGTTTTCATAGCTTGTGGCAAGGAACTGTGCACCAAGCTGGAGGCACAAATCAAGCTGGGAGCTGATTCAAAGCAGGTTGTGGATCTGCCTAacctacagcagcagcagaacacACAGTTGGCCAATGTCCTGTATTACTACAAGGATTCTGTGCGTCGCATGCTGGGCGATCTCCAAGTTCAGTTCGAGAAGACACCCGGAACAGCTAGGGATAACATTTCTCGATCGCTGGAGCAGGCGGATCTGCTGATCGGCACCATTCTGCAGCAGATCATGGAGTCGATAATTACGACAATAAGCATTATCATATTGAGTATGCACCGTGAACCAGGACTCAACACGGATAGGTTGTCCACCACGGGTCCCTCGATGTACATGAAGGAGTTGCAG GAATTCATCAACCGTTCCTGGTCGCATCACATTGCCCTATTTGACGACAAGCAGATGACCACCAAATGTGGCCACGAGCTGGCCAAGCGTTGCATTGAGCTCTTCCTGCACAACATGTGCATCCTGCGTCCATTGAGCGGAGCGGGCAGGCAGCGCCTGAAACAGGATTGCCAGCACATGGAGCAGGCTCTGAAAGCCCTTTGTCTTAATCTCGCGGAGCTTGGGAAGCCCTCGCGTCTGCTAAGAGCCATGTCACTGCTGATTGTTCAAACGCCGCAGGAGCTGGTGAAGCAGACAATCGGAGAGGACTCCCTGGTGCCTAGTTATatcgtgttgctgctgcttttcggACATGCTGGAGCAGATCTCCAGTCGCCGCATACTACCGCCAACTGGTCGAATGAGCGATTGATCGAATGGCTGGATGGCCACACGGCGGAACGGGAAAAGCTGGAGCTGATCTCAGGTGCACTGCAGCGGTATCGGGACAATGCCAGGCGCAAGAATATCCAGCAGTATGACGAGATCTATCCCATGATGGTGGAATATTTTGAACAGGCCTTAAAGGCTATCCCATAA
- the Lamtor3 gene encoding ragulator complex protein LAMTOR3 homolog, which translates to MSDDIKKYFNGLLQKVSGLYVIQITDRDGVPLLRVSQEKNIDFALMPSFIPTFTTACDQASKLGLGRNKTIISMYSNYQVVQMNKLPLILTFVGAENCNTGHILALEHQVDGYLEDIKLAVTEA; encoded by the exons ATGTCGGACGACATCAAGAAGTATTTCAATGGCCTGCTGCAGAA GGTCAGCGGCCTGTACGTGATTCAGATAACGGATCGCGACGGAGTGCCACTCCTACGGGTCAGTCAGGAGAAAAACATTGACTTTGCACTGATGCCCTCCTTTATACCCACATTCACCACAGCCTGCGATCAGGCGAGCAAGCTGGGACTGGGCAGAAACAAGACTATCATCTCCATGTACTCCAACTACCAGGTGGTGCAGATGAACAAGCTGCCGCTGATTCTCACCTTTGTGGGGGCGGAGAACTGCAATACCGGTCACATTCTCGCCCTGGAGCATCAAGTGGATGGGTATCTGGAGGACATTAAGTTGGCAGTCACCGAAGCATAG